One genomic segment of Bradyrhizobium prioriisuperbiae includes these proteins:
- a CDS encoding tetratricopeptide repeat protein: MTVAAVDLMLGKAAEHYNAGRREPAAVLCGDILVARPDHIPALHLASVIAFSADRTAEGIALLGRVFGLDPDYVPALVTLGDALAVKGERDGALAAFQRAVTLRPRDAGLHVKLGTALVDLMRFADAASAYRRAIELDPNLVRARFNLAIALAAAGRPAEAEEAYRALIAHNPAYPRAWRNLGHLLMEQRRSDDATAAYRQALAFDPDDPGVHGMLGAALHQQARLNDALVHYGRAVELVPNDMAALKQFGRALHEAGRTADAAGIYRGVTTIDPTDVTIHNNLSACLCDLGRFDEAAAACERALALDPDYAKAHVNRGVILERKNDIEAAIGAYRRAIAADPNDADGYANLAVALHETGTIEEALAASQRAVALAPEHPLIRSNLATILFSKGEIDQALEVSHRAVALAAEHPLVRFNHSHLLLICGDLQNGFLDYRWRRRCTTLFSSMQDFSAPEWQGEQFIDRTLLLFSEQGIGDVLQFVRYLPMVAARGGTIVLHVQATLVPLLQQLPGITAIPRGAALPPFDLQLPLMDLPYVFGTTIESIPSDVPYLRADPAKVETWRRAFHNVAALKVGIVWAGSPTHKDDRYRSLAADAVLPRLVMPGVQLYSLQKEPRPADVPVLASLGSDVIDLAPGLGDFADTAAAVAALDLVIAVDTSVAHLAGAMGHPVWVLLPYARDWRWLRDREDSPWYPGLRLFRQEKPQAWDGVLTRVAAELGYLASVHAT, translated from the coding sequence ATGACAGTGGCTGCAGTTGATCTGATGTTGGGTAAGGCCGCCGAACATTACAATGCGGGCCGCCGGGAGCCGGCGGCCGTTCTATGCGGCGATATCCTTGTCGCACGCCCTGACCACATTCCGGCGCTTCACCTTGCGTCCGTCATTGCTTTTTCAGCCGATCGCACGGCAGAGGGCATCGCGCTGCTCGGCCGCGTGTTTGGCCTGGATCCGGATTACGTGCCGGCGCTGGTGACGCTCGGCGACGCCTTGGCCGTCAAAGGTGAACGGGACGGCGCGCTTGCCGCATTCCAACGCGCCGTCACATTGAGGCCGCGTGACGCCGGCCTGCACGTCAAACTCGGCACCGCACTGGTCGATCTGATGCGTTTCGCTGACGCCGCTTCAGCCTATCGTCGCGCGATCGAGCTCGATCCGAATTTGGTTCGCGCACGCTTCAATCTTGCCATCGCTCTCGCGGCCGCCGGACGGCCGGCCGAGGCAGAGGAGGCTTATCGCGCCCTGATTGCACACAATCCTGCATACCCCCGCGCCTGGCGCAATCTGGGTCATCTGCTCATGGAGCAGCGCAGGTCCGATGATGCGACGGCCGCCTATCGCCAGGCCTTGGCCTTCGATCCGGACGATCCTGGGGTGCATGGCATGCTTGGAGCCGCACTCCATCAGCAAGCCAGGCTGAACGACGCGCTCGTCCATTATGGGCGGGCCGTGGAACTGGTCCCGAATGATATGGCAGCGCTGAAGCAGTTTGGGCGGGCCCTGCACGAGGCCGGACGCACTGCGGACGCGGCCGGGATCTATCGGGGGGTCACAACGATCGATCCGACTGACGTCACGATCCACAACAATCTCAGCGCCTGCCTGTGTGATCTCGGCAGGTTCGACGAAGCGGCGGCCGCCTGCGAGCGCGCACTGGCGCTCGATCCGGACTATGCCAAGGCGCATGTCAACCGGGGCGTCATTCTCGAACGGAAGAACGACATCGAAGCAGCGATCGGAGCGTATCGTCGTGCGATCGCGGCCGACCCCAACGACGCTGACGGTTATGCCAATCTCGCGGTCGCCCTGCACGAGACGGGAACGATTGAAGAAGCGCTTGCCGCCTCGCAACGCGCTGTTGCGCTGGCGCCGGAGCATCCGTTGATACGCAGCAATCTGGCAACGATCCTGTTCAGCAAGGGAGAGATCGACCAGGCGCTTGAGGTCTCGCATCGTGCCGTTGCGCTTGCGGCAGAGCATCCGCTGGTGCGCTTCAATCATTCGCATCTGCTGCTGATATGCGGCGATCTCCAGAATGGCTTCTTGGACTATCGTTGGAGACGTCGATGCACGACCTTGTTCAGCAGCATGCAGGATTTCAGTGCCCCGGAGTGGCAGGGCGAGCAGTTTATCGACCGGACGCTGCTGCTGTTTTCCGAACAGGGGATCGGTGACGTCCTGCAGTTCGTGCGCTATCTGCCGATGGTTGCGGCCCGGGGCGGGACAATCGTGCTGCACGTCCAGGCCACGCTGGTGCCGCTGCTGCAGCAGCTCCCGGGCATCACGGCGATTCCCCGCGGCGCGGCACTGCCGCCGTTCGACCTGCAGTTGCCACTGATGGATCTGCCGTACGTGTTCGGCACCACGATTGAGTCCATTCCATCCGACGTTCCGTATCTTCGTGCCGATCCGGCAAAAGTCGAAACCTGGCGCCGCGCTTTCCACAACGTAGCCGCGTTGAAGGTCGGGATCGTCTGGGCCGGGAGCCCGACCCACAAGGACGACCGGTATCGCTCGCTGGCGGCGGACGCGGTGCTGCCGCGCCTCGTCATGCCGGGCGTGCAGCTCTACAGTCTTCAGAAGGAGCCGCGGCCCGCTGACGTGCCGGTACTCGCCTCACTTGGTTCCGATGTGATCGATCTTGCGCCAGGGCTTGGTGACTTTGCCGACACCGCGGCCGCGGTGGCCGCGCTCGACCTCGTCATCGCAGTCGACACCTCGGTGGCGCACCTGGCTGGCGCCATGGGCCACCCGGTCTGGGTGCTGCTGCCTTATGCGCGGGACTGGCGCTGGCTGCGCGACCGCGAAGACAGTCCCTGGTATCCGGGCCTGCGACTATTTCGACAGGAGAAGCCGCAGGCCTGGGACGGCGTCCTGACCCGCGTGGCAGCGGAGCTTGGATATTTGGCGTCGGTACATGCGACCTGA
- a CDS encoding Ig-like domain-containing protein, whose protein sequence is MSHVSFHLKSAAFAVFCIVVLIVLVWVNAARAQSEIISVTTTTSITTSVNPVAPDSVVTLTARVEADHGGVPGGSIDFFDESTMVWLGRAEVASPSITVANLSPGAHPIRAHYSGATAFLPFIAMPSSSAILIQHVRTVPRLELSTSYNPSTPGEPLTLVARVSAGLPKPTGTVTFRDGERILAAGIRLGHDGRAAFITSALSGGMHLLSAEYEGDLAFAKVIATVRQDVGEGPVESFKVGRVQD, encoded by the coding sequence TTGAGCCATGTTTCCTTTCATCTGAAATCCGCAGCGTTCGCGGTCTTCTGCATTGTTGTCTTGATCGTGCTGGTGTGGGTGAATGCCGCGCGCGCCCAGAGCGAAATCATCAGTGTCACGACAACCACAAGCATCACCACATCGGTCAATCCGGTCGCCCCCGACAGTGTCGTGACGTTGACCGCGCGGGTCGAGGCCGATCATGGCGGCGTGCCCGGCGGCAGCATCGATTTCTTCGATGAATCGACGATGGTGTGGCTGGGACGCGCGGAGGTCGCATCACCTTCGATTACCGTGGCCAACCTGTCTCCAGGCGCGCATCCGATCCGTGCGCACTACAGCGGCGCCACGGCGTTTCTCCCGTTCATTGCCATGCCGAGTTCCTCCGCGATCCTGATCCAGCATGTGCGGACCGTTCCGCGGCTGGAACTGTCGACCTCGTACAATCCGAGCACGCCGGGCGAGCCGTTGACACTGGTCGCCAGGGTCAGTGCGGGATTGCCCAAACCAACCGGCACGGTGACGTTCCGGGATGGCGAACGGATCCTCGCCGCCGGCATCCGGCTCGGCCACGACGGACGCGCTGCCTTCATCACCTCGGCGCTGTCCGGCGGGATGCATCTGCTCAGCGCGGAGTATGAGGGGGACCTGGCGTTTGCAAAGGTGATCGCCACGGTGCGGCAGGATGTCGGGGAGGGTCCGGTCGAATCGTTCAAGGTCGGCCGCGTACAGGACTGA
- a CDS encoding DUF429 domain-containing protein produces the protein MTVAIGLDGFRNGWVAVEIAGRRRKIVFLSDIAELLERPFDRAGIDIPIGLPDSGDRSCDLAARALLRPHASRVFTGARRGLWEFRSQGEANRALKARGEKMASIQLWNLGPKIMQVDAAMTPRLQRRIVEVHPELVFWRLNGHRPLPAKTTEQGVALRRELLMTDGFTGLGDWLEHERIGKGAKVDDVLDACAVAIAARDGRHCLPEGRALKDARGLKMQIWY, from the coding sequence ATGACTGTCGCGATCGGTCTTGATGGCTTCCGGAACGGGTGGGTGGCGGTCGAAATCGCCGGCCGCCGGCGCAAGATCGTGTTTCTGAGCGACATCGCCGAACTGCTGGAGCGGCCGTTCGACCGCGCCGGGATCGACATTCCGATCGGCCTGCCGGACAGCGGCGACCGGTCCTGCGATCTCGCGGCGCGGGCGCTGCTGCGGCCCCACGCCTCGCGGGTGTTCACCGGTGCCCGCCGCGGCTTGTGGGAGTTTCGCTCGCAAGGCGAGGCCAATCGCGCGCTGAAGGCGCGCGGTGAGAAGATGGCATCGATCCAGCTGTGGAATCTCGGGCCGAAGATCATGCAGGTCGATGCGGCGATGACGCCTCGGTTGCAGCGACGGATCGTCGAGGTGCATCCCGAACTGGTGTTCTGGCGTCTCAATGGCCATCGGCCGCTACCGGCCAAGACGACGGAGCAGGGCGTGGCGCTGCGCCGTGAGCTGCTGATGACCGATGGCTTCACAGGTCTCGGCGATTGGCTTGAGCATGAACGTATCGGGAAGGGTGCCAAGGTCGACGACGTGCTGGACGCCTGCGCTGTCGCCATCGCCGCGCGTGATGGACGCCATTGCCTTCCCGAAGGCCGGGCGCTGAAGGACGCGCGCGGCCTGAAGATGCAGATCTGGTACTAG
- a CDS encoding nuclear transport factor 2 family protein: MSNEAANVKILEEAYHQWQETRGDSVDHWLGIVDDDIQFGSLAEGEAPMAFATSYTRRDQLGAYFTGLLNDWSMVHYTTKEFVAQGDTVVMRGSCAWTNKRTSKTVETPKIDFWRFRDGKAVEYYEYYDTAKVYAAAI, encoded by the coding sequence GTGTCCAACGAAGCAGCCAACGTCAAGATTTTGGAGGAAGCCTATCATCAGTGGCAAGAGACCCGCGGCGACAGCGTGGACCACTGGCTCGGCATCGTCGACGACGACATCCAGTTCGGCTCGCTCGCCGAGGGGGAAGCGCCGATGGCCTTCGCCACCAGCTATACCAGACGTGACCAACTCGGCGCCTACTTCACCGGGCTCTTGAACGACTGGAGCATGGTTCACTATACCACCAAGGAGTTTGTCGCGCAGGGTGACACGGTGGTGATGCGCGGCTCCTGCGCATGGACCAACAAGCGGACCAGCAAGACCGTGGAGACGCCGAAGATCGATTTCTGGCGCTTCCGTGACGGCAAGGCGGTCGAATACTACGAGTATTACGATACGGCAAAGGTCTACGCGGCGGCCATCTGA
- a CDS encoding thiamine pyrophosphate-dependent enzyme yields MTNATSPTRSANTKVMNRFDLTTRLVAKLKHDEAVVGGIGNTNFDLWAAGHRPQNFYMLGSMGLAFPIALGVALAQPTRRVIALEGDGSLLMQLGCLSTIAMLAPANLTLIVMDNGIYQITGAQPTPAATTTDIVAVAQGCGLAQSAWAADEDDFDRLIHDALSATTPRLIAARIDDKPAAGTTPRDPVQIRERFMVGLGVRSAH; encoded by the coding sequence ATGACGAATGCAACCTCCCCGACCCGCTCGGCCAACACCAAAGTGATGAACCGCTTCGACCTCACCACGCGGCTGGTCGCCAAACTCAAGCACGACGAAGCCGTGGTCGGCGGCATCGGCAACACCAATTTCGACCTGTGGGCGGCGGGCCACCGTCCCCAAAACTTTTATATGCTCGGCAGCATGGGCCTCGCCTTTCCCATCGCGCTGGGCGTTGCGCTGGCGCAGCCGACACGACGGGTAATCGCGCTGGAAGGCGACGGCTCGCTGCTGATGCAGCTGGGATGCCTCTCGACCATCGCGATGCTGGCGCCGGCAAACCTGACCCTGATCGTGATGGACAATGGCATCTACCAGATCACCGGCGCGCAGCCGACACCAGCAGCAACAACCACCGACATCGTCGCCGTCGCCCAAGGCTGCGGACTTGCGCAGAGCGCGTGGGCCGCCGATGAGGACGACTTCGACCGGCTGATTCACGACGCGCTGTCTGCGACCACGCCACGCCTGATCGCCGCGCGCATCGACGACAAACCCGCCGCCGGCACCACACCCCGCGATCCCGTGCAAATCCGCGAGCGCTTCATGGTGGGACTGGGTGTGCGATCGGCGCACTGA
- a CDS encoding tetratricopeptide repeat protein, whose product MLTAGIGATARLTFVLQPRGASVGTAETHRLLVQAAEHYNAGSPQRAGMLCADILAAHPHHLPALHLASVIAFAEGRMEDGRELLGPVLRRDPNHVPALSTLGDALAIKGEDEGAVAVFQRAIALRPLDAGLHGKLGVALSELSRFPEAEAAYRRALALDPNLVQARFNLATSLAKQVRATEAEQMYRAVIERDPCHQDAWINLGNLLADQNKLEEAVTAYRNALKDEPCDRDRQVSDRGSSAVTALTNLAGCLCDLGQQDEAMDACQHALRLGANHAPACTNLGIILDAQGRFKDALTAHQRAVAADPTYAKGHSNLAVTLRIVGALDESLAASHQAVALDPDDPLVRFNHAHVLLMNGHLASGFEELRWGHKCKEWSEGYPAFAEPEWQGESFAGHTLLLHTEAGLGDTLQFVRYLPIAAQMGGSIVLQVQPALVPLLRTHLDVTVVARGEPLPRFDLHLPLIGLPRVFGTTLDTIPAAIPYLHPDAGKLAQWRQALDDEASLKVGVVWAGNPRHKGDRLRSLAAEKLLPQLVMPGVKLYSLQKDTRAADAQAVEGLGRNIVDLAPALGDFSDTAAAVTALDLVIAVDTSVAHLAGALGRPVWVLLPHALDWRWLRDREDSPWYPGMRLFRQRAPQAWDNVIARVSAELACVVNSERDLLWPPGATGKVVGG is encoded by the coding sequence ATGTTGACCGCCGGAATCGGCGCCACCGCGCGTTTAACCTTCGTTCTACAACCGCGGGGGGCAAGCGTGGGGACTGCAGAAACGCATCGGCTGCTGGTGCAGGCGGCCGAGCATTACAATGCAGGCAGCCCCCAGCGCGCAGGCATGCTGTGCGCCGACATTCTTGCAGCACATCCGCATCATTTGCCGGCGCTGCACCTCGCTTCCGTGATCGCCTTCGCGGAGGGCCGGATGGAGGACGGCCGCGAACTCCTCGGCCCGGTGCTCCGCCGCGATCCGAATCACGTGCCTGCGCTCTCCACACTTGGCGACGCGCTCGCCATCAAGGGTGAGGACGAAGGTGCTGTGGCTGTATTTCAGCGGGCGATCGCGCTGCGGCCGCTCGACGCAGGCCTCCATGGCAAGCTCGGTGTTGCGCTATCAGAGCTATCGCGCTTTCCCGAGGCGGAGGCGGCCTACCGCCGCGCACTCGCGCTCGATCCGAATCTGGTCCAGGCGCGTTTCAACCTTGCGACATCATTGGCCAAACAAGTCCGGGCGACGGAGGCCGAGCAGATGTACCGCGCCGTGATCGAGCGCGATCCCTGTCATCAGGACGCCTGGATCAATCTTGGGAATTTGCTCGCAGATCAGAACAAGCTCGAGGAGGCCGTGACCGCCTATCGCAACGCGCTCAAGGATGAGCCATGCGATCGCGACAGGCAGGTTTCTGACCGTGGTTCCAGCGCCGTCACGGCCCTGACCAACCTCGCCGGCTGTCTCTGTGACCTGGGGCAGCAGGATGAGGCAATGGACGCGTGTCAACACGCGCTGCGGCTTGGTGCGAACCATGCACCGGCCTGCACTAATCTCGGTATCATCCTCGACGCTCAGGGCCGGTTCAAGGACGCCCTCACCGCGCATCAGCGTGCCGTCGCCGCGGACCCAACCTACGCCAAAGGCCACTCCAATCTCGCTGTCACGTTGCGCATCGTAGGCGCACTGGACGAATCGCTCGCAGCGTCGCACCAGGCCGTGGCCCTCGATCCGGATGACCCGCTGGTCCGCTTCAATCATGCCCATGTTCTGCTGATGAACGGCCACCTAGCAAGCGGCTTCGAAGAGCTTCGCTGGGGCCACAAATGCAAGGAATGGTCGGAAGGCTATCCCGCCTTTGCCGAACCTGAATGGCAGGGCGAGTCGTTCGCGGGGCACACGCTGTTGCTCCATACCGAAGCGGGCCTTGGCGATACCTTGCAATTCGTTCGCTATCTGCCGATAGCCGCGCAGATGGGCGGATCGATCGTGCTGCAGGTTCAGCCTGCGCTCGTGCCGCTCCTGCGCACGCACCTGGACGTGACTGTCGTTGCCCGCGGCGAGCCGTTGCCGCGGTTCGATCTGCACTTGCCGCTGATCGGCTTGCCGCGCGTGTTTGGCACCACCCTCGACACCATTCCTGCCGCCATTCCTTATCTCCATCCGGATGCAGGGAAACTTGCGCAATGGCGCCAGGCTCTGGACGACGAGGCTTCGCTGAAGGTTGGCGTCGTCTGGGCCGGCAATCCGAGGCACAAGGGCGACCGCCTGCGCTCGCTGGCGGCGGAAAAGCTGCTGCCCCAGCTGGTGATGCCGGGTGTCAAGCTTTACAGCCTTCAGAAGGACACTCGCGCCGCCGATGCACAAGCCGTCGAAGGTCTGGGCCGGAACATCGTCGATCTGGCGCCGGCACTTGGCGACTTTTCCGATACCGCGGCCGCGGTCACGGCCCTCGACCTGGTCATCGCGGTCGATACGTCAGTCGCGCATCTGGCGGGAGCGCTTGGTCGTCCAGTCTGGGTTCTGCTCCCTCATGCCCTCGATTGGCGCTGGCTGCGTGACCGGGAGGACAGCCCCTGGTATCCAGGCATGCGGTTGTTCCGTCAGCGTGCGCCGCAGGCCTGGGATAATGTCATTGCGCGGGTGTCCGCGGAACTCGCCTGCGTGGTCAATAGCGAACGCGATCTCCTCTGGCCGCCCGGCGCCACCGGCAAGGTGGTTGGGGGATGA
- a CDS encoding NAD(P)-dependent oxidoreductase — translation MVAVFVDAEEAMAQEFERQFKDADPSVRIHRDPEIAPEALPKILADSRIAIIDHTQLPTPVAKQCKTLQHVVFLGTGARSYMNPEELAELGITVHTIKGYGDTAVAEATIALMWAAARDIALMDREMRGGQWLREDGMQLTGKTLGLIGFGGIAAEVARIAGGGGMKVLAWNRTPKDKVKGVTFVELDRLLADSHVLSLHLLLNDATRGFLNRDRIARIRPRALLINTARAALVDEAAMIEALASGHLRHAGLDVFNTEPLPQDHPLTKVRNVTLSAHSAFRTPEASENLVRSALEHCRRIVTKG, via the coding sequence ATGGTCGCAGTCTTTGTCGATGCCGAAGAAGCGATGGCGCAGGAATTCGAGCGCCAGTTCAAAGACGCCGATCCATCGGTGCGGATCCATCGCGATCCGGAAATCGCGCCTGAAGCGCTGCCCAAGATCCTTGCCGATTCCAGGATCGCGATCATCGATCACACACAGTTGCCGACGCCGGTGGCGAAGCAGTGCAAGACGCTGCAGCACGTGGTGTTCCTCGGCACCGGCGCACGCAGCTACATGAATCCGGAAGAGCTCGCCGAGCTCGGCATCACCGTGCACACCATCAAGGGTTATGGCGACACCGCGGTGGCGGAAGCGACCATCGCCCTGATGTGGGCGGCGGCGCGCGACATCGCGCTGATGGACCGCGAGATGCGTGGCGGACAATGGCTGCGCGAGGACGGCATGCAGCTAACCGGCAAGACGCTGGGCCTGATCGGCTTCGGCGGCATCGCCGCCGAGGTGGCGCGCATCGCCGGCGGCGGCGGCATGAAGGTGCTGGCCTGGAACCGGACGCCAAAGGACAAGGTGAAGGGCGTCACCTTCGTCGAGCTCGATCGCCTGCTCGCCGACAGCCACGTGCTGTCGCTGCATCTCCTGCTCAACGACGCCACCCGCGGCTTCCTCAATCGCGACCGCATCGCCCGGATCCGGCCCCGCGCGCTGCTGATCAACACGGCGCGCGCAGCGCTGGTGGACGAAGCCGCGATGATCGAGGCCCTCGCCTCGGGACATCTGCGCCACGCCGGCCTCGACGTGTTCAACACCGAGCCGCTGCCGCAGGATCACCCGCTGACCAAAGTCCGCAACGTCACACTGTCCGCCCACTCCGCCTTCCGCACCCCGGAAGCCAGCGAGAACCTGGTGCGTTCGGCGCTGGAGCATTGCCGGCGGATCGTGACGAAGGGGTAA
- a CDS encoding MmgE/PrpD family protein: protein MMQSKPPAASAALASFAARARWQDFPEPVRQATRRSLLNGLSTALGSAHDPAVDAIARTLRTFSGPEQATLIGRRERMDAASAAFVNAVAINLLDFDDTHMPTIIHPTAPVAPVALALAEWRGLSGLRLLESFAIGAEIECRIGLAVTPGHYARGWHITSTCGVFGAAAAAVKLLDIDDERTANALGIAASLSAGLVENLPTAAKNAGVGNAARSGLLAALLAGNGQRAAATALEGPLGWARATGDEPDVTALTGDLGRRWEFARNTFKPYPAGIVMHAVIDACLALRSEHALDPGRIASVTVTGDALLLARGDRVVTNDRDARVSIHHCAAVALLHGEADVREFSETIVFDPVVVALRGKVRAELDPSMPVGAACVAIKLTSGRSVTHTVLNARGSLEQPLSDADIEAKLRKHASAGAPGCDADRIIEAVWTLDRDDEGLSRLIAAIA from the coding sequence ATGATGCAATCGAAACCGCCGGCCGCAAGCGCGGCGCTTGCAAGCTTCGCGGCACGCGCGCGCTGGCAGGATTTCCCCGAACCCGTGCGGCAGGCCACCAGGCGGTCCCTGCTCAACGGGCTGAGCACTGCACTGGGTTCGGCCCATGATCCGGCTGTTGACGCCATCGCGCGCACCCTGCGGACCTTTTCCGGTCCCGAGCAGGCTACGCTGATCGGCCGGCGCGAGCGTATGGACGCGGCTAGTGCCGCGTTCGTCAACGCGGTCGCGATCAACCTGCTCGATTTCGACGACACCCACATGCCGACCATCATCCACCCCACTGCCCCGGTGGCGCCGGTCGCACTGGCGCTGGCGGAATGGCGAGGATTGTCCGGCCTGCGCCTCCTGGAATCCTTCGCCATTGGCGCCGAGATCGAATGCCGCATCGGCCTCGCCGTCACCCCCGGGCACTATGCCCGCGGCTGGCACATCACGTCGACCTGCGGCGTGTTCGGCGCGGCTGCAGCCGCGGTCAAGCTGCTTGATATCGACGATGAGCGCACGGCCAATGCGCTCGGCATCGCCGCAAGCCTCTCCGCGGGGCTGGTCGAGAACCTGCCCACCGCCGCCAAGAACGCCGGCGTCGGCAATGCCGCGCGCAGCGGACTTCTGGCCGCGCTGCTCGCCGGCAACGGCCAGCGCGCGGCAGCCACTGCCCTCGAAGGCCCGCTCGGCTGGGCCCGGGCGACCGGCGACGAGCCGGATGTGACAGCACTGACCGGCGATCTCGGCAGGCGCTGGGAATTTGCACGCAATACCTTCAAGCCGTATCCCGCGGGGATCGTGATGCATGCAGTGATCGATGCCTGCCTGGCGTTGCGAAGCGAGCATGCGCTCGATCCCGGCCGCATCGCCTCCGTCACAGTGACCGGCGATGCCCTGCTGCTGGCGCGAGGCGACCGCGTGGTCACGAACGACCGCGACGCCCGTGTCAGCATCCACCACTGCGCCGCGGTGGCGCTGCTCCATGGCGAGGCCGACGTGCGGGAATTTTCCGAGACGATCGTATTCGATCCCGTCGTTGTGGCGCTGCGCGGCAAGGTGCGCGCCGAGCTCGATCCGTCGATGCCGGTCGGCGCGGCCTGCGTCGCCATCAAGCTGACCAGCGGCCGCAGCGTGACGCACACCGTTTTAAATGCACGGGGCAGCCTGGAGCAGCCGCTGTCCGATGCCGATATCGAAGCCAAGCTGCGCAAGCACGCCAGTGCCGGCGCTCCCGGCTGTGATGCCGATCGCATCATCGAGGCGGTGTGGACGCTGGACCGGGATGATGAGGGTTTGAGCCGGCTGATCGCGGCGATTGCCTGA
- a CDS encoding fumarate hydratase: MNAPTKVPTVPPYKHTPLFPLGKDDTPYRKISAEGVRVETVLGKEMLVVSRDALKALSEAAFIDINHYLRPGHLKQLRNILADKEASDNDKFVAFDFLKNANIAAGGVLPMCQDTGTAIIMGKKGFRVITEGDDEAALAEGARDAYLTRNLRYSQVAPLSMFEEKNTQNNMPAQCEIYAEGDDAYKFMFMAKGGGSANKSFLFQATPSILTRDRLLAFLKEKVLTLGTAACPPYHLAIVIGGTSAELTMKTVKLASARYLDALPTEGSADGHAFRDLEMEQEILKMTQSLGVGAQFGGKYFCHDVRVIRLPRHGASLPIGLGVSCSADRQVLGKITRDGVYLEELEHNPSQYLPEVENALGGEVVKIDLNKPMKDVLATLSQYPVKTRLSLTGTMIVARDSAHAKLRERLDKGEGLPDYFKNHPVYYAGPAKTPDGYASGAFGPTTAGRMDSFVDQFQAAGGSMVMVAKGNRAVAVREACKKHGGFYLGSIGGAAANLAEHCIKKVEVVEYPELGMEAIWRIEVVDFPAFIIIDDKGNDFFKELNLG; encoded by the coding sequence ATGAACGCCCCCACCAAAGTCCCAACTGTACCGCCCTACAAGCACACACCGTTGTTCCCGCTGGGCAAGGACGACACGCCCTACCGCAAGATCTCGGCCGAGGGCGTGCGGGTCGAGACCGTGCTCGGCAAGGAGATGCTGGTGGTGTCGCGCGATGCGCTCAAGGCGCTGTCGGAAGCCGCCTTCATCGACATCAATCATTATTTGCGGCCCGGCCACCTCAAGCAGCTCCGCAACATCCTTGCCGACAAGGAGGCCAGCGACAACGACAAGTTCGTGGCCTTCGACTTTCTCAAGAATGCCAATATCGCCGCCGGTGGCGTGCTGCCGATGTGCCAGGACACCGGCACCGCGATCATCATGGGCAAGAAAGGTTTTCGCGTCATCACCGAAGGCGATGACGAGGCGGCACTGGCCGAGGGCGCGCGCGACGCGTATCTGACGCGCAACCTGCGCTATTCACAGGTCGCGCCGCTGTCGATGTTCGAGGAAAAGAACACCCAGAACAACATGCCGGCGCAGTGCGAGATCTATGCCGAGGGCGATGACGCCTACAAGTTCATGTTCATGGCCAAGGGCGGCGGCTCGGCCAACAAGAGTTTCCTGTTCCAGGCGACGCCGTCGATCCTGACCCGCGACCGCTTGCTGGCGTTCCTGAAGGAGAAGGTGCTGACGCTGGGCACCGCCGCGTGCCCGCCGTACCACCTCGCCATCGTGATCGGCGGCACCTCGGCCGAGCTCACCATGAAGACGGTGAAGCTCGCGTCCGCCCGCTATCTCGATGCGCTGCCGACCGAAGGCTCGGCCGACGGCCATGCCTTCCGTGATCTCGAGATGGAGCAGGAAATCCTGAAGATGACGCAGTCGCTTGGCGTCGGCGCCCAGTTCGGCGGCAAGTATTTCTGCCACGACGTCCGCGTGATCCGGCTGCCACGCCATGGCGCGTCGCTGCCGATCGGGCTCGGCGTGTCCTGCTCGGCGGATAGGCAAGTGCTGGGCAAGATCACCCGGGACGGCGTCTATCTCGAAGAGCTCGAGCACAATCCATCGCAGTACCTGCCGGAGGTGGAAAATGCGCTCGGCGGCGAGGTCGTGAAGATCGACCTCAACAAGCCGATGAAAGACGTGCTGGCGACGCTGTCGCAGTATCCGGTGAAGACCCGCCTGTCGCTGACCGGCACCATGATCGTGGCGCGCGACTCGGCGCACGCCAAGCTGCGCGAGCGGCTGGACAAGGGCGAGGGGCTGCCGGATTATTTCAAGAACCACCCGGTGTATTACGCCGGCCCGGCCAAGACCCCGGACGGTTATGCGTCGGGTGCGTTCGGTCCGACCACCGCGGGGCGGATGGATTCCTTCGTCGATCAGTTCCAGGCCGCGGGCGGCTCCATGGTGATGGTGGCGAAGGGTAACCGCGCTGTTGCCGTGCGCGAGGCCTGCAAGAAGCACGGCGGCTTCTATCTGGGCTCGATCGGCGGCGCCGCGGCGAACCTCGCCGAGCACTGCATCAAGAAGGTCGAGGTGGTGGAATATCCCGAACTCGGCATGGAAGCGATCTGGCGCATCGAGGTGGTGGACTTCCCGGCCTTCATCATCATCGACGACAAGGGCAACGACTTCTTCAAGGAATTGAATCTGGGATGA